From Brevinematales bacterium:
CTTGGAGTACTATTTCTGCACCACTTATAGTATTGCCTGAGAAAATAATAAGGCATTTCATAGGTTATGATTTTTTATGTTGCTTTAATTCTTTTTCTAGATAAGAATGAAATCTATGGGTTTATAAAGAATCCTTTGTTTTGCGTTAGTGTAAATTATGTGGTTACTGAGAAGAACAAGTTGCGAATTTGCAAAAACAGTTTTGGTATATAAACTTAATTCAGTAGTATTTGCAGTGAATAGTAGAATTGGTATGTTTTTGATTGACTATTTTAAAATGATGCATAACCATGTTTTTAGTGATAAAAAAGTGTTTGTTTGGTTGGTTGATGGTTTTTGTGAGTATTATTTTGAATGAGTTTTTATTTGTAGTTTACGTTATTTTGTGTCTTTTTGTTTATACTTCTGTATGTAATGATATGCGGGAAGATATATTTTGCTACGAATTACCATCATGCTCTTGGGATTTTGGAATTTGAGCCTAATTTAGCTTCTAGGAGTAGGTTATGAGAGTTTTAGTTGTTCCTTCTGGAATACCTGAAGATTATTCTATTCAGATGGCTAATTCTCTCTTGAAAAAGGGAATAGAAGTTGGAATCATTCTGAAAGAATCTACATATAGTGAATTTATTCCTGTTATAAGTAAGGATCTTTTGGTTTTTAAGATTCCAAAAAATGTTTTTGGATTATTAAAGGTTGTATTTGATGTGTGTAGATTCAAGCCAGATATAATACATTTCAATGATGGGGTTGATAATGTTTCGATATTGATACTTGCAGTTTCTTTATTTTTTAGAACCAAAATTTTTACAACTTTTCATGATGTTATAATTCACCCAGGTGATGAAAACTTTAAGAGGATTTTGGTAAGATACATTTTGAGGAAAATATCAAAAAAGATATTCGTGCATGGTAAAATACTTAAGGGCAAGTTTGTTGATACCTACAAAATTGATGAAAAAGATATTCTTTCAATAACGATAGGAAATCATAATTCACTTTTGTTTGAATACTATTCTAGGGGAAGAGAATTAGTTGATAAAGACAAGGATTTTCTAAAAATTCTCTTTTTTGGATGGGTTGCTCCAAGGAAGGGAGTTGATTTATTACTTGAGACAATCTTGGAACTTGTTAAAGAGGGGTATAATAGCTTAAAAGTTATAGTTGCCGGTAAGCTTGGATCAGGTTTTGGTTATAATGAGTTGTATGACAAGATAATGGAACTTTCAAAAAACGAACTTCTAAAGGATATTGTTGAGTTTAGGTTGAGACGTATTCCATGGGATGAGGGAGGCATGTTATACAAGTGGGCTGATGTTGTAGTTTTACCTTACACTGAAGTTTCACAGAGTGGTATTGTTGGAGTTGCATATTATTTTTCTAAACCGGTAATAGCAACTAATGTAGGTGCCTTGCCTGAAATAGTAAGAGATGGTTATAATGGACTACTCATAGATGGAAGCAGTGTATCATCTATAAGGGAAGGTTTGAAGTCATCAATAAAGTTTCTTTTAGAAAATCCTCAGGTTGTTAAGGAACTTGGTAGTAATGCTAGGAAGTTTGTCGAAACCGAGATGAATTGGGATAATATAGTAGATAAGATTATTGAAGCTTACTACAGTGCTGTAAAGTAGATTTTGCTATTTGTAACTAATCTAGGATGTTATAATAGTTATTATTGAAATTTTCATAGGGTAAATTACTGCTTTTGCCTTTAGAAAACTTGATTTTGAGTGGAGCTTAAAGTTTCATATTCACTTGAAAGTGAAAACTTCTTAGTTTTGTAATGACTATTTTGAAAATAAAATACCATCCTTCTTGTTTCAGAGAATTTACTTTCTGTTTGCTTTTGAGAATTTTCTTGTAGTCCAAGAAGATACTGTTTATCATCTAATCACTTTTCTCATTTTTTTATGGACTTCAGAGTACGAAATGTTGAAGATTTGTAGCTGAAACAATTATTATGCTGAATATGAAGCCTAGAGTGGGCATAGGTTTTATCCATAACAATGATGATAGAAGGAATAAGTTGTCTCTACCAAAAATTTTGGAACTAGTTAACTTCTTGAAGGAATACTACGAAGTTAAATTCTTACCTGTATCGTTTCAACCAGATGTGAATTCGGATCATGGTTTTATGTGGCATCTAAAGAGAGAATTTGTAATGTGGAGATATCAGATATCTCTACATAAGTATCTAAAAATAAGACTACCCGTACTAAAATCATTCAATTTTTTGTTGACAAGGTTGTTCAATTTGCTAAAAATGGGGTTATCTAGATTTTCAAAGGTTGCTAACTTTGAAATTATTCTAACTGATAAGCATGTGAGATTATGGTCTATTTTGGCTGAAGATAATGACTACATAATAGTGTTTGAAGATGATGCCATGATGGATAAGGATAGCATTTATAAAATAAAGGATATGATAGAATTTTTAAGAGATTGTGTGAGAGACACAGATGATAAGATTATCTATGTAGACTTAGCAAATGGTATTGAACTGAGCAAATTAAAGATAGATAAGTTAGTCATAAAAAGAGATGGCGACAAAATATTTTTTGACAGAATACTATCAAATACTACTTGCTCATATATGTTAAGTTCGAAGACTGTAAAAACTTTCACAAATATGTTGCTTGAAAATCCTAGCATTAGATTGCTTCCTATTGACAGAATTATAGACACGTTGGGTAGACTATCACTAGTCAAGGGATATCCTACTTTATGTATCCATGCTGATCCATCTATAGTACTTCATGGGAGTATGAAGAGAGCAGATCTTTGCACTAGAGATTATGTTTAACATATCATTAATTCAAAACTTAGTAATTAATATCCTCTACTAGTTAAGGTACTTCTTATTTTGTCTTCAAGCGAATCGATAATATTATCCCATAAGAAGTTTTTCAGCACGTGTTGTCTTATTTTTTCTCCTTTTTCCATAACATAATCTGGATTGTCTATAGCAAACTGGAGTTTCCTAGCTAGTCCGTCTACATCGTTTATGCTAACTATATCACCAAATTCACCATTGTTTGTTATATCCTTAGCACCAGTTACATCCGTAATAATCAGATAGTTAGCAAAATAACCTGCTTCTATTGTTGATAGATTTAAACCTTCAAACAAGGATGTTAGAACATATATCCTTGATATATTGTAAAGATTGTAAATTGATTTTCTATCGCTAATGTGTCCCTTAAAGACAATTTTTTCTTTGAGATGTGAATTTCTGAGAAAAAATTCTTCAAGAAACTTTTCAAATTCAGGATTAACAATTTGTCCAACAATCATAACAGTCCAATTCTTCAAATCTACCTTTTCCAAAGCATTGAACAGCATTTCATTGTTCTTCTGTCTTGAGCCTATTCTACCAACAGTGAGTATTATGTTTTCTTTCTGATCAAAGCTCTTAACTTGTATGTTTTCCAGTTTTACAAATTCATCGTCAATACCGTAAGGTAGGTAAAAGAATTTATCTCTATGCTTTTTGTATATATTTCTAAGAATTTCCAAGCCATCAACGACCTGTATTGAAAGTAAATCTACAAGTCTCAAGAAAATCGGTTCTAGAATCTTGTGAACAAAAAAGTTTCTGAGAATCTTTCTAAGTTTTCTTTCTGGATATTTGGGTAATAGCGAGTATGGATAGTCTTTAAGAGTTGAGAGATCATTATCTAGTGTTACATAGGCTATACCTTTAGGGTTGAGTATCTTGTAAAGTATGACATAGAACATAGTTTCAATAGTGTATAGAAACCTGTGGAGGATATCTATATTCCTAGCATTTCGTACTAAGAACTTAAGAAGAGATATATCAATCCTAAACTTCTTGCCGCGGTCTTTGAGTTTGATAACTTTCAACCCCTTTACAGCATTCTTATAATCTATAAATCTTTTGTCATCTGTCCTATGGAGAACAATATATGATTTGTAACCATGTTTCTGAGACATTTTAAGTGGTATCATTCCCGGTGGCTTTACAAGATCAACATAATCTGTAAACCCCATCAAAGTGACAAACTTAATTTTCATTCTTTTAATTCTGATTATCTGTGTAGACAATTTTCAATCTTGTATGACGTTTTCAGGAAAAAATTTCAACCAAATTTACTTTGTAAGATCAGTCAGATATAAGATTATTTAGTAGGTTTTCTTATAACTATTACAGACTTTAGAAACTAACATAAACATTAGAAAAAGTTGTTATACAGAACTTCAGGGTAATGAAAAGTAAGTTTATTACTGATCTCATAGTTGGTTTTATTTTTTGTGGAATAAGTTTTGATTTACTCTAAGTATTAATTCTTCTATCAATATAACTCGAACTTTTGCTATCTGAAAAAGATTTGTCTATCTTAACAGCGTTTGTTTAATGATACTGAGGTAGTAATAGAAACTTTTATATATTCTTTCTAAATATGAAACTGTGAATGGATTTAATTATTTCCATTGCGAAGTAATCTTTAGTAATGAAGTTTATACCAACATATATCAATCCACCTATTAAGGTATAAATAATAATTTTCATTAGCAGAGAATCTATTATTACTAATTTGCCAAATATTGCTAAAACTGTGAACATAACTAATCCTAATCCTATATACTTAAGACTTTTCAGTGGGAAGGTATTTCTAAAGCCAACTTCTTTTACAGAAATAGCATACAATATAAACTGAACTATTTCAGAAACAATTCTAGCTATGCAAGCACCTATGTAATTGTAATGGGGTATCAATATACCATACATAACTAAAGAGACTAGTATAGTTGGGATTATTACAAACTTTATATATTTCTTCTCGTTTCCTGTATAGTACATGTACTGACTAAATATAGAAATATAAGGTGTTAGGAGTAAAACACCAGATAGAATAGTTAATACAGTAACAGAAGGTATGAACTCTGTTCCAGATATAACTACTACTATTTCTCTTGAAAGTATGAGAATACCAAAAAATATTGGAGCTGTCAAAAACCAAGAAAACTCTATCGATTTTCTGATAAAGTTCCTAAGTTCTTCCTTATTCGTTGATCCAGAATAGTAAGCTATTCTGGGAGCAATAACACCAGAAAAAGAAAGAACTAAACTTTGAACCAACATCACTATTTTTAATCCAACAATGTAAAAACCAACACTTTCGTATGTAGACAAAAATCCTAAAATAGTTACATCTAGGTTTAAGTAGAATCTAGCTAAAAAACTTACTACCAAAGTTAAAACTAGAGGCTTGATATGTTCGGATAAATTTATCTCTGATAGATTAAAGCTTGCGTACCTGCGATAGAATAAAGGGTTTATGAGATATGATATCAATCCACCTATGAAGAGAGTTAGGAATGCGTATAAAATGTAATCCTGCTTTTTTGTAACTAGAAGTAAAAGAAGGACTACACCTATCAATCTAGTTATTATCATTCTTACTGAAACATAGAAGTAGTTCTCTCGAGATATGAAGAGCCAGTCAAAACCTAATATGAATATAAGTATATTCAACCCTATAACATAAAAAAGTAGTCTTTCAGACTTAAACTTGTCAAAAATTTCTACTGTCATTATAAATAAGATCAGTAATAAAAACACCAGCAAAGTGTTAATAAGAATTAACTCAGAAAATCTTTTGTTGAAAAGTGTTTGGTTATCTCTTACTTTTGACAACTCTCTAATACTGTATGGATAAATACCGAAATGGAAGAATACAGTGAAGAAGTCTACAACAGATGAAGCAAAATTCACTTTACCGATACTTTCGGGGCCAAGTACTCTAGTTGCATAAGGAAATGTGACTAGGGGAATGAACAAGCTAGAAAAGTTTACCAACAGATTATATATGTAATTTTTCTTTATTGATGACATCTTTAGAATCTAAATTCTAAAGAACAAGATTCTGTTATATCAAAAACTCATAGGATAAAGCGATATTTAAAAAGTCTAGTGGTATTATATTTTTTTGAGAAGTAAGTTTTTTATTACCCGGATTAGTGATAATATAGGTATCCAAAAATAAAAATAAAATGTCTTTGAAAGTTTAAACAAAGATATAAATACTTCAGAATACTTTCTATAGTTTCTCAGATATATGATATTTGACTCCACGTCCATGAAATACATTTTCTTATAACCTAATAACTTTGTTGTTTCACCGTGTAAGTGAAGTATACTAACCTTTGGATAATAGGCAGTTTTGTAGCCCAATTTTTCAAGTTTTTCAGCTAGTATGAGTTCTTCTGCGTAAAGAAAAGTTTCTTCGGAAAAGAAATCAACTTTTTCAAGTATGTCTAGATTTACCAACATAAAGCAACCCATAAGCCTATAAGGAAATATTACTTTTTCTTCGGGTTCGGAGTTTTTATTTATTTTGCTAATTATAATACTTCTCAATTTCAGAAAGGGGTATAAGATTGGATAAAAAAATGGGTATATTATATATTCCTTTATTCCAGGTTTTTTGAAAGGACCTTGAGATTTACCGTCTAAACCTAGTATTTTAGGACCAACTATTGCTACGTCATTGTAAGACTGAATTACTCTAACAAGGCTTTCTACTACTGGTTCCTCAATTTTTATATCGTTATTACTTATTATAGCATAAGAGAAATTCATT
This genomic window contains:
- a CDS encoding glycosyltransferase family 4 protein, producing the protein MRVLVVPSGIPEDYSIQMANSLLKKGIEVGIILKESTYSEFIPVISKDLLVFKIPKNVFGLLKVVFDVCRFKPDIIHFNDGVDNVSILILAVSLFFRTKIFTTFHDVIIHPGDENFKRILVRYILRKISKKIFVHGKILKGKFVDTYKIDEKDILSITIGNHNSLLFEYYSRGRELVDKDKDFLKILFFGWVAPRKGVDLLLETILELVKEGYNSLKVIVAGKLGSGFGYNELYDKIMELSKNELLKDIVEFRLRRIPWDEGGMLYKWADVVVLPYTEVSQSGIVGVAYYFSKPVIATNVGALPEIVRDGYNGLLIDGSSVSSIREGLKSSIKFLLENPQVVKELGSNARKFVETEMNWDNIVDKIIEAYYSAVK
- a CDS encoding glycosyltransferase family 25 protein — protein: MKPRVGIGFIHNNDDRRNKLSLPKILELVNFLKEYYEVKFLPVSFQPDVNSDHGFMWHLKREFVMWRYQISLHKYLKIRLPVLKSFNFLLTRLFNLLKMGLSRFSKVANFEIILTDKHVRLWSILAEDNDYIIVFEDDAMMDKDSIYKIKDMIEFLRDCVRDTDDKIIYVDLANGIELSKLKIDKLVIKRDGDKIFFDRILSNTTCSYMLSSKTVKTFTNMLLENPSIRLLPIDRIIDTLGRLSLVKGYPTLCIHADPSIVLHGSMKRADLCTRDYV
- a CDS encoding glycosyltransferase family 4 protein is translated as MKIKFVTLMGFTDYVDLVKPPGMIPLKMSQKHGYKSYIVLHRTDDKRFIDYKNAVKGLKVIKLKDRGKKFRIDISLLKFLVRNARNIDILHRFLYTIETMFYVILYKILNPKGIAYVTLDNDLSTLKDYPYSLLPKYPERKLRKILRNFFVHKILEPIFLRLVDLLSIQVVDGLEILRNIYKKHRDKFFYLPYGIDDEFVKLENIQVKSFDQKENIILTVGRIGSRQKNNEMLFNALEKVDLKNWTVMIVGQIVNPEFEKFLEEFFLRNSHLKEKIVFKGHISDRKSIYNLYNISRIYVLTSLFEGLNLSTIEAGYFANYLIITDVTGAKDITNNGEFGDIVSINDVDGLARKLQFAIDNPDYVMEKGEKIRQHVLKNFLWDNIIDSLEDKIRSTLTSRGY
- a CDS encoding oligosaccharide flippase family protein, encoding MSSIKKNYIYNLLVNFSSLFIPLVTFPYATRVLGPESIGKVNFASSVVDFFTVFFHFGIYPYSIRELSKVRDNQTLFNKRFSELILINTLLVFLLLILFIMTVEIFDKFKSERLLFYVIGLNILIFILGFDWLFISRENYFYVSVRMIITRLIGVVLLLLLVTKKQDYILYAFLTLFIGGLISYLINPLFYRRYASFNLSEINLSEHIKPLVLTLVVSFLARFYLNLDVTILGFLSTYESVGFYIVGLKIVMLVQSLVLSFSGVIAPRIAYYSGSTNKEELRNFIRKSIEFSWFLTAPIFFGILILSREIVVVISGTEFIPSVTVLTILSGVLLLTPYISIFSQYMYYTGNEKKYIKFVIIPTILVSLVMYGILIPHYNYIGACIARIVSEIVQFILYAISVKEVGFRNTFPLKSLKYIGLGLVMFTVLAIFGKLVIIDSLLMKIIIYTLIGGLIYVGINFITKDYFAMEIIKSIHSFIFRKNI
- a CDS encoding glycosyltransferase family 2 protein, coding for NNHTIIVVDNNSRDNDRKILRTFFNELPTSTIIYESKLQDKDYLPSILMKNPKFILILLDNNYGYAKGNNFGLRLAKRMNFSYAIISNNDIKIEEPVVESLVRVIQSYNDVAIVGPKILGLDGKSQGPFKKPGIKEYIIYPFFYPILYPFLKLRSIIISKINKNSEPEEKVIFPYRLMGCFMLVNLDILEKVDFFSEETFLYAEELILAEKLEKLGYKTAYYPKVSILHLHGETTKLLGYKKMYFMDVESNIIYLRNYRKYSEVFISLFKLSKTFYFYFWIPILSLIRVIKNLLLKKI